In Polaromonas sp. JS666, one genomic interval encodes:
- the phhA gene encoding phenylalanine 4-monooxygenase, producing MAEVAGGAPEPVVYGQSDRPPRGDYSRGGQVRADYTCPQNYAAYTAADHDIYHRLYQRQSALVPGLACDEFIAALPLLGAKERIPRFEEINERLYKATRWEIVAVPGLIPEVPFFTLLANRKFPVTDWLRTPAEFDYIVEPDVFHDLFGHVPLLFNPVFADHMQAYGAGGLKAHALGACEQLSRLYWYTVEFGLIRQANGLRAYGAGILSSSGELAYAVQSPEPQRIALNLLRTMRTRYKIDSYQQTYFVIDSFQQLFDMTAPDFTPLYAQLKTLPELAANALLAEDAVIQR from the coding sequence ATGGCTGAAGTAGCAGGCGGCGCCCCCGAACCGGTGGTGTACGGTCAATCCGACCGGCCACCGCGGGGCGACTATTCACGCGGCGGCCAGGTCAGGGCCGACTACACCTGCCCGCAAAACTACGCCGCCTATACCGCGGCAGACCACGACATCTACCACCGCCTGTATCAGCGCCAGTCGGCGCTGGTGCCGGGCCTGGCCTGCGATGAATTCATTGCGGCACTGCCCTTGCTGGGAGCGAAAGAGCGGATTCCGCGTTTTGAGGAAATCAACGAACGGCTGTACAAGGCCACCCGCTGGGAAATCGTCGCCGTGCCGGGGCTGATCCCTGAAGTGCCGTTTTTTACCCTGCTGGCCAACCGCAAGTTCCCGGTGACCGACTGGCTGCGCACGCCGGCGGAGTTTGACTACATCGTCGAGCCCGACGTGTTTCACGACCTGTTTGGCCATGTGCCGCTGCTGTTCAACCCGGTGTTTGCCGACCACATGCAGGCCTACGGCGCCGGCGGGCTGAAGGCCCATGCCCTGGGCGCCTGCGAGCAGCTGTCGCGCCTGTACTGGTACACGGTCGAGTTCGGCCTGATCCGCCAGGCGAACGGCCTGCGGGCCTATGGCGCCGGCATCCTGAGCTCGTCCGGCGAGCTGGCCTACGCCGTGCAGAGCCCCGAGCCCCAGCGGATTGCGCTGAATCTGCTGCGCACCATGCGCACGCGCTACAAAATCGATAGCTATCAGCAAACCTATTTCGTGATTGACAGCTTCCAGCAGCTGTTCGACATGACGGCGCCCGACTTCACGCCGCTGTACGCCCAGCTCAAGACCCTGCCCGAGCTGGCGGCCAACGCGCTTTTGGCGGAAGATGCGGTAATTCAGCGCTGA